Part of the Syngnathus typhle isolate RoL2023-S1 ecotype Sweden linkage group LG17, RoL_Styp_1.0, whole genome shotgun sequence genome is shown below.
GGTGTTATTAGGAGCCTTTTGTTCTTTTCACGTTAATGTTACGTGACTGTAACAGcggcttgtttttgttttgaaaaatctTTCCACGTGTTGGCGTCAAAGTGCGCCCGGCTCCTTTTACAACGTATTTACTGTTTGGCTGCACCTTCATTCACCTTTAGTGCCTCTGAAGGCTTTTATGGCTATTATTAAATCCCACTCTTAGATTTGTGCTCTTGCCTCTCATAgccttgaccaaaaaaaaaaaaaaatcgaacgtCATCAGTCGAGCGTTGTCGGCGTGCAAAGTTGTACGCCGATCACTCGCCCTGCATTATTAACTAGCACGCGTACACGGATCTTATTGCTTTTGACCTATTTACAGTAGCGCTCATGAGACGATGTGCGATTGGCTAGCGCCGGTCTGCTGTTCAAGGTCAGaaagtctgccattttttttttttctctctctctcaggaaTATGAAACAAAAACTGGCAGAGCTGGACACGGCAATCTGACGTCCCCCAGGCAGAATGTGAGGAAAAACCTGGACTTTGAGCCGCTCTCCACCACCGCTCTCATACTGGAGGACAGACCTGCGTATGTAAACGCGCCGCCGCGTTTGTCTTCGGCTGTTATCGGTTTCACTTTACACAAGGATGATGAAAGCATAGTGTGGCTCTTATCTTTGCATTCCTCACATTCtttcccattttcttttttgtatttattgtccTTAGACAAATCTCACCACCCTTATTTGTGGACTCAGAACACTACAGTGAACTTTATAAAAAGTATTCTATAGCGCTCTGAGACTACACCTAAAACAAAAGagaatttaaaaatattgaaCTCCCAAACTGAGTCAGACTGTCATTTTGCTAGCCTAATGCTAACATAGCATGCAAAACTCCATACAAATGCTAACGTGAATTAGCATTAACTGCAATTATAACCTACCTTTAAAgcagaagtcaagtcaaaaaatgtctttttgttggATGCGCCCTCACCAGTCTAAAGACATTAATGCACTTGTGAAATAGGAATTTTCtaggtttggtcatgtgacgttcaCAAGCCGAGCCCCGAGGCACTGTCATGTCATTTTCAGGGGACAGCAAGTAGCTACGAGGCAAACACagacataaataaaaattctGATCGTAGAACATTTTGGAAAGGACATTCTTGACTTGGCCTACCTACTCGCTAATCACTGTGCGTGTACAATCACCTTCCAGTAACCTTCCAGCCAAGCCGGCCGAGGAGGCCGAGAAACACAGGCAGCAATACGAAGAGATGGTGGCCCAGGCCAAGAAGCGAGGTAACGCGATCTCGCAACACTTGATTTTCGCTCGCATCCTTTCCCCTCGTGTCTCAGCACACCTATGCGGTTGTAGAGCTAAAGGAAgcccagaagaagaagaagcagctggAGGAGCGCTGCAAGCTGGAGGAGAGCATCGGCTCGGCCGCTCAGACTTGGAACCAGGAGATCTTGCCCAACTGGAGCGCCATGTTAGTCACTCGGGAGAGCATCGCAGTCGTTGAGCTCGAGATCACCTTTGACCTCTTTGCTCACCTACCGCCCCCCCCCCGCAGGTGCACGTCTCGACGAGTGAGGGACTTGTGGTGGCAGGGCGTCCCGCCCAGTGTCAGAGGCAAAGTGTGGAGCCTGGCCGTGGGCAACGAACTCAACATCACGCATGGTACTGGTGCTCAGTTATTGACAACGGCGATTATAAATCGCATCGTTTGTACACCTCTGCATCACGTTGCATCCTTATTAACATGCAAAACGAGAAAAAGCGATCAATTTCGGGCAAATAATAACTTTCTCGCTATTgctttttagtctgtaacagcaATTATTTGAAGGCCATTTATCTGaagataatttttttaaatatactgccacctactgcagtggatgtgcaattacactttagtgttatagattgtttttgtttgttaaaataaaaaaaacgatgGCAAGAGGACGTTATATTTTCAAAATCTTTCAGTCACTCTCACTGTGAGGGAGTGGGTGAGCGAGACCATGCAGAGCCTCGTCAGATCTACTAGGAGATAATCTCTCTGGCTATTTGCTACCAGACCACACACGcaggctgattaaaaaaaaaaaaaaaaaaaaaaaaatccgcccaGTACATTTTTAGCTCCGTATCACCATAATGACCGTCCTTGTTATCTGCCCCCGCAGAGCTTTATAACATCTGTCTGGCACGGGCCAAAGAAAAGTGGAAGAGCACACCAGCTAGCGCACCAGAGGCGGAAAGCCAAGGTAGGGACGGACAAGTCACCCCGAAACTGGTGGATTTGACGTTTCTGCTGCCCTCCCCCAGATGCGGACTCGTCAAATCGGGAGTCAAGCTTGGAGCTGATCAAACTGGACATCTCCAGAACGTTCCCCCAGTTGTGCATCTTCCAGCAGGTGGGAGGGAGGCTCAAGCTTCCCCCTCCTCGGGGCGGGGGTCGGATGGCGCTTTTTGGCCCGAACGTGTGACCGCATCATTTCTGTCTTCTATGTCGTCAAGGGCGGGCCCTATCATGACGTGCTGCACAGCATTCTGGGAGCTTACACTTGCTACCGGCCCGATGTCGGCTATGTAAGTAGCACCTTTCCAACTTCTAATTGCACAAGTCCTTAAGGACTGTCTCCTTTAAGTTTTGATGACTTTTGGTGGTTGtgcttattttttattatttttttgcaggtgcAGGGAATGTCGTTCATAGCGGCAGTGCTCATCCTGAACCTGGACACGGCCGACGCCTTCATCGCGTTTGCAAACCTGCTCAACAAACCTTGTCAGATGGCCTTCTTTCGCGTGGACCATAGCCTTGTCGGTGCACGCCAAAACGAGCTCACCATTGAGTCGGGGAGCGACGCGTGGTGTTCATATGTGTTCTTTTGCTGCGCCCGCAGATGTTGACCTACTTTGCTGCATTTGAGGTGTTCTTTGAGGAAAACCTACCAAAGCTCTTTGCACATTTCAAGAAGAACAACCTGACCCCCGATATTTATTTGATCGACTGGTAagccattttaattttttttttttcctctctcaatACTTCGACTTGAAAATGCTTCGCCCCGTTGTGACATTCTCATGGCGTCTGCCTCCAGGCGCCTCTTTTTGAGTTGCTGTGAAACAGGAAATGTTTGTTtgtgggggtgggagggggtgTCAGCGGGGGGGTTGGTGTCACTTTGAAACTTCCTAGATTTCCGTTTTGAATTTCACACATCAAACATGACCGTTTAGTATAATAGCCTGTGTTGGGCTTTGGGATGAAATTGTCGGGCTAACCTAAAATGCTCTCCAACGATTCAAGTTGAACTTGTTTGACGACACATTTGGATTTCTGTTCGATATTTTCATAATTTTTTGCAGTTAAAAAGAGTCGTTGGAAAACATACTCCATTTGCACACATCCTGCTGCCactaactaccgtaattttcggactatgagtcgcaccggagtataaatcgcaccagccataaaatgcccaaaaaagtgaaaaaaaccatatatgtatataaatcgctcctgagtataagtcgcccccccacccaaactatgaaaaaaaaacgcgacttatagtccgaaaattacggtatttgattCGACGTAAAGAATCAAAACGCCCATGGGCATTGAAATATTAGGGCCGATCAATacggctttttttttaaggatcaTTTTTGATACTTGGTGAAGTAAAATCGAATCCCCTTCCAGGATCTTCACCTTGTACAGCAAGTCTCTCCCACTGGACCTGGCGTCTCGCGTGTGGGACGTCTTCTGCCGAGACGGCGACGAGTTCCTGTTCCGCACGGCGCTGGGCCTGCTGCGCCTCTTCCAGGACGTGTTGACCAACATGGACTTCATTCACATGGCCCAATTCCTCACCCGCCTGCCCGACCTGGTCCCCGCCGAGCAGCTCTTCCAGCACATCGTCGCCGTCCACATGACCAGCCGCAACAGGAAGTGGGCGCAGGTAGACCAACACACttcatattattttcatttttcatccCTGATGATATTATCGACAAGACCGTGTCCTTTTTAGGTTCTGCAAACGTTACAGAAAGATCCGGAGCGAGGCAGTCCGGTTCTGAAGCGCTGACGCAGCAGCAAAGACGGAACTCGAGTCGTTTGACGGAGCTACGTCGTGAGTAACGGAGCAGGGGTGCCTTATTTCACCAAGTCGAGCCGCAAGACCACACACTCCCGGACCCCACGGGACCACCAAGATGCCAGTTATCACTTTGTCACTCGGTTCTTGTATGTTACATGTCGAGGTCCTCTGCAAACGAGGTCAGAAGCTGCCTTTCAATATTCCCGCGACGTATCGTAACTAACCACTTCATTCCACATTGttcgtgtttgttttgtgtgaggTGTGTGTTTATTGAAaggggctaaaaaaaaaaaaaaagtcctgtcgGACTCATCTGTTCATCTCAACTGCTACGGTAAAGATGTTGCACTTTTCCTTGAAGCTGTTTCCATTTCGGCGGGGAGAATTTGGGgtatcagttttttttctctcttcttctTTTGGACCATTGTTCAATTTGATGAGATTTTGTGGGTTAACAGGaaacctctttttatttttttttatttttaaagctgTCTGTGTGGTTTTTGCACTCCCCCAAGCACAGCAACCTACCACAGACCTGCAATAACACTTTTTTGCACATTGGGCCTTTCGGGTGCATCCTATGTCATCCCTCCGGCTCGCTTCAGTTTGGAGATGTGGATTTttacccgtgtgtgtgtgtgtgtgttcagtagTGTTTCCAGAATGAGACGCGCCCCTCTGAAAATCTTTTGTTCCATGCGACAATGACTCGTTTGATCCACGGAATTGAATGTAAACTTCGATTGCACTCTCATGTCTTTCATTTTGCTGTCCTCTCCACGTTTGGGTTTTTATTGCTTTGGACTGACCGTTGGAGCGCAACGAACTTGTCACTTGACCAAATAAAGGACTTGCAAATATTCTAATTGTTATATTGCACACTGGTTGACATATGAGGATGACGACACGTACCATTTGGTTTCCGTTGCTACCTTAAAAGCAGAGTGGAAAGTTTGATATCGGAAGCATGTAAAAAGTCGTGTCGAAACCGCAAGCGCCCACCCTTCTTCCACACCGCAGAAAGTCCCGTGATGTGTATATAAATGTAACGCTGAGTGCTGCTTCTTCAGAAACACCGTGACTTGTTTTCATCCTTCAGATCTCCGCAAGGCAGCATCATGAAGAGCATGCACATCTTTCTCCTCTGCTCTCTGGCAGCTGTGACGTTTTCGGCCGTCTTGGGAAACAGTGAgacctgaacttttttttttgcttttctgttCCTTCGAGCCACACGTCATTCTGCTTTCATTTGCCAGATTCCATCAATCCTCGAGAATGCTGCTTTGAATACTACCAAAGAAAGTTGAGCCCCAAACGCTTCGAGTCATATTCTCTGACTGACAACCGATGTCCCTCAGTAGGAGTCATGtaagtttattatttattttttttacgattATGAATGCATCTTTAAATGTTGTCGATTCTTGCCAGATTGATGACCAAAAGGAACTTTCGCATCTGCGCCAACCCGACAACGTCCTGGGTGGAGAAGATCATGAAGTATTTGGACGAATCCACCTTCTGAAGGATGCGCCTGCCAGCCTGCATTTTTATGAAACGCCTCGTCGCCACTTGCTTATTCTGCTTTACTTTGTCACAAACAACCAAAAAGAAGTCATGTGCCTGGCCATGTTTTAGTCcatttgacttttttattttaattgagaATCCATCTGGTCTGATTAGTTGTAGGAAATCAAAGCATTTCAATTAACTGCGCTTTTAAATCATTTAATTGCTAAGTGACAAATCTTAGATTTGATAACATGCTGACATTGCGCTTGATGTGATTTTATCGGACAATGCTGCCATCTGCTGGCTAACAATGAAAATGCCAACTTTGAGGGGGCTCGTAGTTTGTCAATGGAACTCCAATAAACTAATCGTGTAAATCAGTTTCCCTTCATTTCACCTAATCTATGAAATTATATGAATGATGAATAGAACTTTTCCATTCTCCAATAGGTTGGTATGAGCCAAATAAAGTTTCATGAACAAAACGCATCTCTAGCAATCCGCACACGTTAATATTGATCAATTTTATTTCGAGATATCAGTAAAatataaaaggaaaaagaaaacaggacaacaacaaaatgtccCAAGCAAGTCGTAAATAACCTATTCAACAATAATTAGGACagctcgaaaaggagtaggaagaagtttTGAGAACTTTCCGCATGATTAATAATCAGCATCTCTGATGAGTCTGAAGTCTGGTCAAGGCATGAATTAAACTATAAATGGACCACTGCTTAAATGGACCACTATGCTGAAGCAATTTCTTCCCGCCGACGTTTGAGCTTCTCCAGTTTGTCCTCCAGTCGTTGGGCATCGCCCATGGTGACCCCAAAGTCCCACAAGAGGAGGGTGTTCCCTAGCAGTCCCCGCGTCTGCTTCAGCTCCACATTTTCCCTCTGTAGTCCGCTGGCGGCCCGCTTAGTCCGGTACAGCAAGTCCCTCTTGGAGGTTAGCTCGACCTCCAGCTGGGCCAGTTGCTCCCGCTTGGTCTGCACCTCCGTTTGACTCCAGTGCAGCTTCTCCTTTATGTTGCACAGCAACTGTGAGAAGAGaggacaaagaaaaaatatacCCTGGAGTATTGTTCTGTCTACTTGTGCTGCTCAATGGTTTGTTCAAATATCTGTCTttatatgtgaagccctttgagactgcttgtgatttagggctatgcaaataaacttgacttgaattgaattgaattgaattgacttgacttgacttgacttgacttgacttgacttgattcgACTCGACTTGACTCGACTTGACTTGTTTGTTAAATTTATAATATTGGTGCTATTTGTCAGCCGGTAAAAGGCATTTTTCATTG
Proteins encoded:
- the tbc1d14 gene encoding LOW QUALITY PROTEIN: TBC1 domain family member 14 (The sequence of the model RefSeq protein was modified relative to this genomic sequence to represent the inferred CDS: inserted 1 base in 1 codon) produces the protein MANPTHCDCGRTESRGGGSGRVIVENGCAVRSLSVSSHHDVSKQHVSDLSTVLQSESTPCPPSTSVFHNSPQKLSLDLDSHSLTSQDSGIPTLELNPPDLTGLDSPATLTLDDDPSDGNGVPKSSSFPRSGFDNTRFFSPGLRLPSAAASHRTFNRSDDISVCSVSSMSTELSVSNEDIVHFTVTSDSSAIVTLETDDGCMAPFSDVELASLPVYSKDLDGRFQPFSTGDMRQEEDGRQKKLGSLTSLFKRSLFARKVKDSRSVEQRDAGWKLFGKVPPREVPIKDPKRIQKEYETKTGRAGHGNLTSPRQNVRKNLDFEPLSTTALILEDRPANLPAKPAEEAEKHRQQYEEMVAQAKKRELKEAQKKKKQLEERCKLEESIGSAAQTWNQEILPNWSAMCTSRRVRDLWWQGVPPSVRGKVWSLAVGNELNITHELYNICLARAKEKWKSTPASAPEAESQDADSSNRESSLELIKLDISRTFPQLCIFQQGGPYHDVLHSILGAYTCYRPDVGYVQGMSFIAAVLILNLDTADAFIAFANLLNKPCQMAFFRVDHSLMLTYFAAFEVFFEENLPKLFAHFKKNNLTPDIYLIDWIFTLYSKSLPLDLASRVWDVFCRDGDEFLFRTALGLLRLFQDVLTNMDFIHMAQFLTRLPDLVPAEQLFQHIVAVHMTSRNRKWAQVLQTLXERSGARQSGSEALTQQQRRNSSRLTELRRE
- the ccl36.1 gene encoding C-C motif chemokine 36.1, which codes for MKSMHIFLLCSLAAVTFSAVLGNNSINPRECCFEYYQRKLSPKRFESYSLTDNRCPSVGVILMTKRNFRICANPTTSWVEKIMKYLDESTF